In Trichocoleus desertorum NBK24, the following are encoded in one genomic region:
- the leuB gene encoding 3-isopropylmalate dehydrogenase yields MAQQYRITLLPGDGIGPEIMAVSVDVLKVVGQQLNLEFNFQSALIGGAAIDATGAPLPPETLETCRNSDAVLLAAIGGYKWDTLPRNLRPETGLLGLRAGLELFANLRPAKILPQLIDASSLKREVVEGIDIMVVRELTGGVYFGQPKGIFATESGEKRGVNTMAYTESEIDRIAKVAFETAQKRGKKLCSVDKANVLDVSQLWRDRVTQLAAEYADVELSHMYVDNAAMQLVRWPKQFDTIVTSNLFGDILSDAAAMLTGSIGMLPSASLGASGPGVYEPVHGSAPDIAGQDKANPIAQVLSAAMMLRYGLNQPVAADRIEQAVMQVLDQDYRTGDIMSEGKTLVGCRKMGDVLIEALERAE; encoded by the coding sequence ATGGCACAGCAGTACCGAATTACCCTTCTACCTGGCGATGGCATCGGCCCTGAAATCATGGCGGTGTCGGTAGACGTGCTGAAAGTTGTAGGCCAGCAGCTCAATCTAGAATTTAATTTTCAATCGGCTTTGATTGGCGGGGCCGCGATCGATGCCACAGGCGCACCCCTGCCGCCAGAAACCTTAGAAACTTGTCGCAATAGCGATGCCGTCCTACTCGCTGCGATTGGGGGTTACAAGTGGGATACGTTACCTCGAAACTTGCGACCCGAAACTGGATTACTCGGACTACGGGCAGGTCTAGAACTCTTTGCCAACTTGCGTCCTGCTAAGATTTTGCCCCAGTTAATTGATGCTTCTAGCCTCAAGCGTGAAGTTGTAGAAGGCATCGACATCATGGTAGTACGAGAGCTGACAGGCGGCGTTTATTTCGGTCAACCCAAAGGTATTTTTGCCACAGAATCTGGCGAGAAGCGTGGCGTCAATACAATGGCCTACACCGAGTCAGAAATCGATCGCATCGCCAAGGTAGCCTTTGAAACCGCCCAGAAGCGGGGCAAAAAACTGTGTTCCGTCGATAAAGCCAATGTGCTAGATGTTTCGCAGTTGTGGCGCGATCGCGTGACCCAGTTGGCGGCTGAATATGCCGATGTAGAACTGTCCCATATGTACGTGGACAACGCGGCGATGCAGTTAGTCCGCTGGCCCAAACAATTCGACACCATTGTGACTAGCAATTTGTTTGGCGATATTCTTTCCGACGCTGCTGCCATGTTGACAGGTAGTATCGGCATGCTGCCCTCTGCCAGTTTGGGCGCTTCTGGGCCTGGGGTGTATGAACCAGTTCATGGTTCGGCTCCAGACATTGCGGGCCAAGACAAAGCCAACCCGATCGCCCAAGTTTTGAGTGCAGCTATGATGCTACGCTACGGATTGAATCAACCTGTAGCAGCCGATCGCATTGAACAAGCTGTAATGCAGGTGCTCGACCAAGACTACCGCACCGGAGACATTATGTCTGAAGGCAAAACTCTAGTAGGCTGCCGGAAGATGGGGGATGTTTTGATCGAAGCACTTGAAAGGGCTGAGTAG
- a CDS encoding CoA-binding protein — protein MNFNPDSKVLVQGITEPLGKLYAPLMKAYGTNIVAGISPGHGGQQLEDIPIFNMVEQALPTVGPVDTTILFVSPYLILDAALEAIAAGIRQIIIVTEGMPPLDMVHLTRKAEATDTLIVGPNCPGIIVPGQKVLLGTHPAKFYTPGPVGLISRSGTLTYEIALELTRSGLGQSIGVGIGGDTIVGSSFPQWLQSLDEDDTTEVIVLVGEIGGDSEEVAARYVAEVIDKPVIAYLAGRTVPKGKHMGHAGAIIAAQVAELGTEIGTAESKIAAFKRANIPVAERPSQIPALVKKALR, from the coding sequence ATGAACTTTAATCCAGACAGCAAAGTCCTGGTTCAAGGCATTACAGAACCCCTAGGAAAGCTTTACGCCCCTCTAATGAAGGCTTACGGCACCAACATTGTGGCGGGGATCAGCCCTGGGCATGGAGGACAGCAACTCGAAGACATCCCCATTTTTAACATGGTGGAGCAAGCACTACCCACCGTGGGGCCAGTGGATACCACCATTTTGTTTGTCTCCCCTTACCTAATCCTAGACGCAGCCCTAGAGGCGATCGCCGCTGGCATTCGACAAATCATTATCGTGACGGAGGGAATGCCACCCCTAGATATGGTGCATCTGACTCGCAAGGCAGAAGCAACGGATACTCTGATCGTGGGGCCAAATTGCCCCGGCATTATTGTGCCAGGACAGAAAGTGTTGTTAGGAACCCATCCTGCCAAGTTTTACACTCCTGGCCCGGTTGGCCTGATCAGTCGCAGCGGCACTCTCACCTACGAAATTGCTTTAGAACTGACCCGATCGGGTTTAGGCCAATCCATCGGGGTAGGCATTGGCGGAGATACGATCGTTGGCTCCTCCTTTCCCCAGTGGCTGCAAAGTTTGGACGAGGACGACACTACAGAAGTGATTGTCTTGGTAGGAGAAATTGGGGGAGACAGCGAAGAAGTGGCCGCTCGCTATGTGGCGGAAGTGATCGACAAGCCTGTCATTGCTTACCTAGCTGGTCGCACTGTGCCGAAAGGCAAGCACATGGGCCATGCGGGAGCGATTATTGCAGCTCAAGTGGCTGAGTTGGGCACCGAAATTGGTACAGCTGAGAGTAAGATTGCCGCCTTTAAGCGGGCCAATATTCCTGTTGCAGAGCGCCCTTCTCAAATTCCAGCTTTGGTGAAAAAGGCACTCCGCTAA
- a CDS encoding YqiA/YcfP family alpha/beta fold hydrolase, producing MTASAPHCSHYIYLHGFASSPRSAKAQDLRDRFQSLGIKLTIPDLNHPDFTHLTLTRQLQQVLALLPADATPVTLIGSSFGGLTAAWAAQHQTQIQRLVLLAPAFQFLDHWLPHLGEEQVERWQTEQYLSVYHYGEGRSLPLSYNFILDATQYPEAQLQRCIPTLVLHGRADDVIPIQSSRQFSAPRPWVEVIELDSDHALTNASDRIWTAIQAFCQLPAHRSPSNKLKTE from the coding sequence ATGACTGCTTCAGCGCCTCATTGCTCCCATTACATTTACTTGCATGGCTTTGCCTCTAGCCCTCGTTCTGCGAAAGCCCAAGATCTCCGCGATCGCTTTCAATCGTTAGGCATTAAGCTCACAATCCCCGACCTAAACCACCCAGACTTTACTCACCTAACCCTCACCAGACAATTACAACAGGTTTTGGCGCTACTTCCGGCTGACGCTACACCTGTCACTTTAATTGGCTCTAGTTTTGGAGGCTTAACTGCTGCCTGGGCTGCCCAGCACCAGACCCAGATTCAACGCTTAGTCTTACTGGCACCAGCATTTCAATTTTTGGATCATTGGCTACCCCACCTAGGCGAAGAGCAAGTAGAGCGTTGGCAAACTGAGCAGTATTTGTCGGTGTACCACTATGGTGAAGGGCGATCGCTACCCCTCAGCTACAACTTCATCCTCGACGCCACCCAATATCCAGAAGCTCAACTGCAACGCTGCATTCCCACTTTAGTGCTGCATGGCCGAGCTGATGACGTAATTCCAATTCAATCCAGCCGACAGTTTTCTGCCCCACGTCCTTGGGTGGAAGTCATCGAGCTAGACAGCGACCACGCCTTGACCAATGCCAGCGATCGCATTTGGACTGCTATACAAGCCTTTTGCCAATTACCAGCCCACCGCTCACCCAGTAACAAGCTGAAGACCGAATAA
- the psbV gene encoding photosystem II cytochrome c-550 — protein MLKRYIWLAVATVFFAFQTFIGSANAAELDAALRTVPSSEGQNVVLSLKQVQEGKRLFNYACGQCHVGGGTKTDPNVGLEPEALALATPPRTNIEALVDYMHNPTTYDGAESIAELHPSTQSTDIFPKMRNLTEDDLVAIAGHILLQPKIVGQKWGGGKIYY, from the coding sequence ATGCTTAAAAGATACATCTGGCTTGCTGTGGCCACTGTATTTTTCGCCTTCCAAACCTTTATCGGCAGTGCTAATGCAGCTGAACTAGATGCAGCGCTCCGCACTGTCCCAAGTAGCGAAGGTCAAAATGTTGTTTTGAGCTTAAAGCAAGTTCAAGAAGGAAAACGCTTATTTAACTATGCTTGTGGCCAATGTCACGTAGGTGGCGGCACCAAGACTGACCCTAACGTAGGTCTTGAGCCGGAGGCTCTGGCTCTAGCAACTCCACCTCGTACCAATATCGAGGCACTGGTGGATTACATGCACAATCCCACCACCTACGACGGGGCTGAATCTATTGCGGAGCTGCACCCTAGCACTCAGAGCACGGATATCTTCCCCAAGATGAGAAACCTGACCGAGGATGACCTCGTGGCGATCGCGGGTCATATTCTCTTACAACCCAAGATCGTCGGCCAAAAATGGGGCGGTGGCAAAATCTACTATTAA
- a CDS encoding ABC transporter ATP-binding protein, whose product MAKELAIRTRGLTKQFDRHIAVHDLDLEVEIGEVYGLIGPNGAGKTTLIRMLAAAEEPTTGEIFINGDRLLRDHSNPNLKQRLGYLPDDFPLYDDLTVWDYLDYFARLYRLRDPRRTRRLHDVLELVQLSHKRNSAIATLSRGMKQRLSLARTIIHEPILLLLDEPVSGLDPIARMQFREIIKVLREAGMTILISSHVLSDLAELCTSVGIMELGYLVESASLKDLYRRLSRQQIVLATLGSLEALQAELKNHTSVEGWDVVPGTQQVRVQFSGGPEESAVLLRSLVAAGISLTEFHCTQEDLETIFLKLGHKQAS is encoded by the coding sequence ATGGCAAAAGAACTGGCGATTCGGACTCGTGGGTTGACTAAGCAGTTTGACCGTCACATTGCCGTCCACGATTTAGATTTAGAAGTTGAAATAGGGGAAGTCTATGGCCTGATTGGGCCGAATGGCGCTGGAAAAACCACACTAATTCGCATGTTGGCGGCAGCAGAAGAACCTACTACAGGCGAAATTTTTATCAATGGCGATCGCCTACTGCGAGACCACAGCAACCCCAACTTAAAGCAACGTCTGGGCTACTTGCCAGATGACTTTCCGCTCTACGATGACTTAACAGTTTGGGACTACCTCGACTATTTTGCGCGGCTTTACCGTTTGCGAGACCCCCGGCGGACTCGACGCCTGCATGATGTCTTGGAACTGGTGCAACTCAGCCACAAGAGAAACAGCGCGATCGCCACTTTGTCTCGTGGCATGAAACAGCGGCTCAGCCTAGCCCGCACCATCATCCATGAACCGATTCTGCTGCTGCTAGATGAGCCTGTATCGGGTCTTGATCCGATTGCGCGGATGCAGTTTCGCGAAATCATTAAGGTTTTGCGCGAAGCGGGTATGACAATTTTGATTTCGTCACACGTCCTCAGCGACTTAGCCGAGCTTTGTACGTCGGTTGGAATTATGGAGCTAGGCTATTTGGTCGAAAGTGCTTCTCTCAAAGACCTATATCGTCGCCTCAGTCGGCAACAGATTGTGCTGGCAACGCTGGGCAGCTTGGAGGCATTGCAGGCGGAGTTGAAAAACCACACTTCCGTAGAAGGCTGGGATGTCGTCCCTGGAACTCAACAAGTACGAGTGCAATTTTCAGGTGGCCCGGAAGAAAGTGCAGTGTTATTGCGATCGCTCGTAGCTGCCGGAATTTCTTTAACTGAATTTCATTGCACGCAGGAAGACCTAGAAACAATTTTTCTCAAATTGGGGCACAAGCAGGCGTCTTAA
- a CDS encoding SDR family NAD(P)-dependent oxidoreductase, whose protein sequence is MSYPRPLVEQVVLITGASTGIGAALARVLATKFFGIRLVLAARSAERLEAVATECRKAGAEVLAVPTDIAQIEQAQALAQTAIDKFGRVDALVNNAGYGQMGPLELVPVPATRRQFEVNLLGPLALTQTLIPFMRHQGGGRIINISSLGGRLAFPFGGLYSASKFALEGLSDALRMELEPFNIQVSVVEPGPVSTDFFGVVATAVEEAVPDPQSTPYRAAFEKLEKLEQQTSSRAWSAERVADVIIRPLSDRRPRPRYLAATGGGALLFLMTKLLPTRAVDKFWQRFYGIDRVAQDWQSRQK, encoded by the coding sequence ATGTCTTACCCCCGTCCTCTTGTGGAACAAGTCGTTCTGATTACCGGAGCCTCTACAGGAATTGGTGCGGCTTTGGCCCGCGTGTTAGCCACAAAGTTTTTTGGCATTCGGCTGGTACTCGCGGCCCGGAGTGCTGAAAGGTTGGAAGCGGTGGCTACAGAATGCCGTAAAGCTGGAGCTGAGGTCTTGGCGGTTCCAACTGATATTGCTCAAATTGAACAAGCACAGGCACTTGCCCAAACGGCGATCGATAAGTTTGGGCGGGTAGATGCCTTGGTGAATAATGCTGGCTACGGACAGATGGGGCCACTGGAGTTGGTGCCTGTCCCTGCTACTCGTCGCCAGTTTGAAGTCAATTTGCTTGGCCCTCTAGCCTTAACTCAGACTTTGATTCCGTTCATGCGACATCAAGGTGGGGGGCGCATCATCAACATTAGTTCGCTCGGCGGTCGATTGGCGTTTCCCTTTGGCGGACTCTACAGCGCCTCTAAGTTTGCCTTAGAAGGATTGAGCGATGCTCTCCGGATGGAACTGGAGCCATTCAATATTCAAGTTAGTGTGGTAGAACCTGGCCCGGTCAGTACTGACTTTTTTGGCGTGGTGGCAACGGCGGTCGAGGAGGCAGTTCCCGATCCGCAAAGTACACCTTACCGTGCGGCCTTCGAGAAGCTGGAAAAGCTAGAGCAACAAACGAGTAGTCGTGCTTGGAGTGCAGAACGAGTGGCTGACGTGATCATTCGACCCCTCAGCGATCGCCGTCCTCGGCCTCGTTACTTGGCAGCTACTGGCGGGGGAGCCTTGCTGTTTCTCATGACCAAACTGTTGCCGACTCGGGCCGTCGATAAATTCTGGCAGCGTTTCTATGGCATTGACCGTGTTGCCCAAGACTGGCAGAGTCGCCAGAAATAA
- a CDS encoding DUF2252 domain-containing protein produces MAVEYGNASQRSPMTRTPLVERIQQFNQGRNPQLLHRKYKTMQRNPFAFLRGTCHLFYQDWPSATDLNQSPLSWICGDLHLENFGTFKGDNRLTYFDLNDFDEAVLAPCTWDLARFLTSIFVGANALGLGETEAIALANCFLTSYKQALLFGKAGWVERGTATGLVQELLNQLRQRKRQDFLNSRTEIKGSTRRIRLDGKRALPIASAERKKITALIEKFRVQQAKPKFFKLLDVAQRAAGTGSLGIERYILLVVGHGSPDDNYLLDLKQAQASALQPYLTAPQPQWHNEAERIVSVHQRVQASSPALLRTVVQGDKSFVLTELQPFENRVNLEANRGRLKRLEKVVVTMGEVVAWGQLRSGGRQGSAIADELIDFAQQQTWPTTVMDYARQYSQQVEQDWREFREALKDGVVEQPNLEVNLEPNLDATAVARS; encoded by the coding sequence GTGGCTGTAGAGTACGGCAATGCCTCACAGCGATCGCCTATGACCCGTACCCCTCTGGTTGAGCGCATTCAACAATTTAATCAAGGCCGCAATCCGCAACTGCTGCACCGCAAATATAAAACGATGCAACGCAATCCGTTTGCCTTTTTGCGGGGCACTTGTCATTTGTTTTATCAAGATTGGCCGAGCGCTACCGATCTCAATCAATCCCCTTTAAGTTGGATTTGTGGGGATCTGCACCTAGAAAACTTTGGCACGTTCAAGGGTGACAACCGTTTAACTTATTTCGACCTCAACGATTTTGATGAAGCAGTGCTTGCTCCCTGTACTTGGGACTTGGCGCGGTTTCTCACCAGCATCTTTGTCGGTGCCAATGCCTTGGGCCTGGGCGAAACAGAGGCGATCGCTCTGGCTAATTGTTTTTTGACTAGTTATAAGCAAGCGCTGCTGTTTGGTAAAGCAGGTTGGGTAGAGCGGGGGACGGCGACTGGTTTAGTGCAGGAGTTGCTGAATCAGTTAAGGCAGCGCAAACGCCAAGATTTTCTGAACAGCCGCACCGAAATTAAGGGCAGCACCCGCCGCATTCGTTTAGATGGCAAACGAGCCTTGCCAATTGCTAGCGCTGAGCGCAAGAAAATTACTGCTTTAATCGAGAAATTTAGGGTGCAGCAAGCTAAACCCAAGTTTTTTAAGCTGCTGGATGTGGCCCAACGAGCAGCGGGTACAGGCAGTTTGGGCATAGAGCGCTACATCTTGCTCGTCGTCGGTCATGGCTCCCCCGATGACAATTACTTGCTGGATCTCAAGCAAGCTCAAGCTTCTGCCTTGCAGCCTTATTTAACAGCACCGCAACCCCAATGGCACAATGAGGCGGAGCGGATTGTCTCAGTCCATCAACGAGTGCAAGCAAGCTCACCCGCTCTTCTCAGGACGGTGGTGCAGGGTGATAAATCTTTTGTTTTAACCGAACTCCAACCCTTTGAAAACCGAGTCAATTTGGAGGCCAATCGCGGCAGGCTGAAGCGATTAGAAAAAGTAGTCGTAACCATGGGCGAGGTGGTGGCTTGGGGACAACTGCGGAGTGGAGGGCGGCAAGGCTCGGCGATCGCAGATGAGCTGATTGATTTTGCCCAACAACAAACCTGGCCCACCACAGTGATGGATTACGCCCGACAGTATAGTCAGCAAGTAGAGCAAGACTGGCGCGAGTTTCGTGAAGCCCTTAAAGATGGTGTGGTTGAGCAGCCTAATCTGGAAGTCAATCTAGAACCCAATCTGGACGCAACAGCGGTTGCGCGTTCATAG
- the psbV2 gene encoding photosystem II cytochrome PsbV2 gives MLGLRFSVRPLLAILVVWLGIILLASPAQAAVDPYVSQYLRVTEPVALDLDESQSRLFAPDDFGAGKRLFENNCKNCHLGGATLPNPSVSLSLAALQGAVPQRDNINNLVDYLRQPMTYDGTEENYVCRQVPESWLPQEQVEKLAAFILRAAQKAPGWGISDF, from the coding sequence ATGCTAGGTCTACGCTTTTCAGTTCGCCCTTTACTCGCAATTTTGGTAGTTTGGCTAGGCATCATTTTGTTGGCTAGCCCCGCTCAAGCCGCTGTAGATCCTTACGTCTCTCAGTATTTGCGGGTTACTGAGCCTGTTGCGCTCGATCTAGATGAGAGTCAAAGTCGTTTGTTTGCACCAGACGACTTTGGGGCGGGTAAACGTTTATTTGAAAACAATTGTAAGAACTGTCATTTGGGCGGCGCGACTCTACCCAATCCGTCGGTGTCTTTATCGCTAGCTGCTTTGCAGGGAGCAGTTCCCCAGCGAGACAACATCAATAATTTGGTTGATTATTTACGTCAACCAATGACCTATGATGGCACCGAGGAAAATTATGTCTGTCGCCAGGTGCCAGAGAGCTGGCTACCTCAGGAGCAGGTGGAAAAACTTGCTGCTTTTATTCTCAGAGCGGCTCAAAAAGCACCTGGTTGGGGTATCAGTGACTTCTGA
- a CDS encoding succinate--CoA ligase subunit beta, with amino-acid sequence MDLLEYQAKELFREMGIPVLSSQRIDHPKDLKGLKIPYPVVLKSQVRAGGRGKAGGIKFVENTIDAIAAAQTIFNLPIMGEYPEVLLAEAKYDANQEFYLAVAIDPSARRPVLLGSQHGGVQLEASLEKMQQVMVDQEFSPFYARRLALKMGLEGGLIQSISTVVEKMYQLFAQKDLDLVEINPLGISIKGEVMALDGKVTANDDALNRHPDLAQLAVKRSQRMKETAVQSVGQYRRFAKLPFLIEMEGNIGILCNGAGLTMTTLDLVHQAGGKPANLLNIGRDFYSDRMPAALPERIEQGLELILRDKSARVVLVNLLGNIVSCDEIAQTITTYIQNKNRVGRMPRLIVRLVGPDFEAAKERFAAQQITLTESLDEAIAQVVALARSNAKQA; translated from the coding sequence ATGGATTTGCTAGAGTACCAAGCGAAGGAATTATTTCGGGAGATGGGCATCCCTGTGCTGTCCTCCCAACGGATTGACCACCCCAAGGATCTGAAGGGCCTAAAAATTCCTTATCCTGTTGTGCTCAAGTCGCAAGTGCGGGCTGGCGGACGAGGCAAAGCTGGGGGCATCAAGTTCGTGGAAAACACCATTGATGCGATCGCGGCGGCCCAAACCATCTTTAACCTGCCCATCATGGGGGAGTACCCCGAAGTTTTGCTAGCAGAAGCAAAATATGACGCCAATCAAGAATTTTATTTAGCTGTTGCCATTGACCCCTCGGCTCGCCGTCCGGTGCTGTTGGGATCGCAGCATGGTGGGGTGCAACTGGAAGCATCCCTGGAAAAAATGCAGCAGGTCATGGTCGATCAAGAATTCTCGCCGTTCTATGCTCGGCGTTTAGCGCTGAAGATGGGACTGGAGGGAGGACTCATTCAATCGATTAGTACAGTGGTCGAGAAAATGTACCAACTGTTTGCCCAGAAAGATTTGGATTTGGTAGAAATCAATCCACTGGGGATCAGCATTAAAGGCGAGGTCATGGCACTAGATGGCAAAGTCACGGCCAATGATGATGCCCTAAATCGCCATCCAGATCTGGCTCAGCTCGCCGTCAAGCGCAGCCAACGAATGAAAGAAACAGCGGTTCAGTCAGTAGGTCAGTACCGTCGCTTTGCTAAGTTGCCATTCTTGATTGAAATGGAAGGCAATATTGGCATTCTCTGCAATGGCGCAGGGCTGACCATGACGACTCTAGACTTGGTGCATCAGGCTGGAGGAAAGCCTGCCAATTTACTCAACATTGGTCGGGATTTTTATAGCGATCGCATGCCCGCCGCTTTACCAGAACGAATTGAGCAAGGGCTAGAGCTGATTCTACGAGACAAAAGTGCCAGAGTGGTTTTGGTGAATCTCTTAGGCAATATTGTTTCCTGTGATGAAATTGCTCAAACTATTACAACCTACATACAGAACAAAAATCGGGTTGGTCGGATGCCACGGTTGATTGTGCGTTTGGTAGGACCAGATTTTGAAGCCGCGAAAGAACGATTTGCCGCCCAACAAATTACTCTCACAGAGAGCTTAGACGAAGCGATCGCTCAGGTTGTCGCATTAGCTAGGTCCAATGCCAAACAGGCCTAG
- a CDS encoding A24 family peptidase codes for MDTLFTVLTALIAFTLGASIGSFLNVVVYRLPAGLSVLWPPSRCPQCSHRLGKQDNVPVLGWLWLRGRCRYCKSPISPRYPLVEAATGALFVLVFLIFGFSVQTLGYWTFVSWLLALSLIDLDTMTLPEPLTRSGLLVGLGFQVAVGSVLSFSVAPVINQLMVGVVGAVVGLWLLNLITLAGSIALGQEAMGAGDAKLAAMMGAWLGWKYFLLAGFLACAVGAFVGGGAMAFGWLGRRQQMPFGPFLALGALIAALWGEAIISGYLQLFFPAL; via the coding sequence ATGGATACTCTGTTTACCGTTCTCACCGCTTTGATTGCCTTTACACTCGGTGCATCTATCGGCAGCTTTCTAAATGTTGTCGTCTATCGCTTACCCGCAGGCTTATCTGTTCTTTGGCCGCCTTCACGCTGTCCCCAGTGTTCACACCGCCTAGGTAAGCAAGATAACGTTCCGGTTCTAGGCTGGCTGTGGCTACGCGGACGTTGCCGTTACTGCAAAAGCCCTATCTCTCCCCGGTACCCCTTGGTAGAAGCCGCAACGGGTGCTCTTTTCGTGCTGGTTTTTCTAATTTTTGGTTTTTCCGTCCAAACTTTGGGCTATTGGACCTTTGTGAGTTGGCTGCTAGCCTTATCCCTAATTGACTTGGATACCATGACCCTGCCAGAACCGCTGACTCGATCCGGTTTGTTGGTGGGGCTAGGTTTCCAAGTTGCGGTTGGCTCAGTTCTGAGCTTTAGCGTGGCTCCAGTCATCAATCAGCTAATGGTAGGGGTGGTAGGTGCCGTTGTGGGGCTGTGGTTACTCAACCTCATTACTCTAGCTGGGTCGATCGCGCTGGGCCAAGAAGCGATGGGAGCGGGCGATGCCAAACTCGCTGCCATGATGGGCGCTTGGCTGGGTTGGAAATATTTTTTGCTGGCGGGATTTTTGGCTTGTGCAGTGGGTGCTTTTGTGGGGGGTGGAGCGATGGCGTTTGGCTGGCTGGGACGGCGTCAACAAATGCCTTTTGGCCCTTTTCTAGCGTTAGGGGCCTTGATTGCAGCATTATGGGGTGAAGCCATTATCTCAGGCTATTTGCAGCTATTTTTTCCGGCTCTATAA
- the petJ gene encoding cytochrome c6 PetJ: protein MLRKLLSIVLVAIAMFAVGFGRPALAGDAANGAKVFSANCAACHMGGNNVIMANKTLKKDALAQFGMNSVEAITNQVKNGKNAMPAFGGRLSDAQIDDVATYVLEQSEKGW, encoded by the coding sequence GTGTTGAGAAAGCTATTGTCTATCGTCTTGGTAGCGATCGCAATGTTTGCTGTTGGTTTTGGTCGTCCTGCCCTCGCAGGTGATGCAGCGAATGGTGCCAAGGTGTTCAGTGCTAACTGTGCTGCCTGCCATATGGGCGGCAACAACGTCATTATGGCTAATAAGACCCTGAAGAAGGACGCTTTGGCCCAATTTGGCATGAACTCCGTTGAAGCCATCACCAACCAAGTGAAAAATGGTAAGAATGCCATGCCCGCTTTTGGTGGCCGTCTCAGCGATGCGCAAATTGATGATGTGGCAACTTACGTTCTAGAACAATCTGAAAAGGGTTGGTAA
- the accD gene encoding acetyl-CoA carboxylase, carboxyltransferase subunit beta: protein MSLFDWFANRRKAEPTSKERQEREIADGLWTKCESCGALTYTKDLRANQMVCLECNHHIRVFSDERIRQLIDANTWLPLDTAIRPIDPLKFRDRKGYGDRIREMQDKTGLPDGVQTGLGQLEGLPVALGVMDFRFMGGSMGSVVGEKFTRLIERATRERLPVMLVCASGGARMQEGMLSLMQMAKISGALERHREARLLYIPILTHPTTGGVTASFAMLGDIILAEPKATIGFAGRRVVEQTLREKLPDNFQTAEYLLEHGFVDAIVPRTQLKKTLAQLIRLHQPAPAASHFVHLPEAVSLSSANPL, encoded by the coding sequence ATGTCTCTATTTGATTGGTTTGCAAATCGACGAAAGGCAGAGCCGACCAGCAAGGAACGGCAAGAACGAGAAATTGCGGATGGGCTATGGACTAAGTGTGAGTCGTGCGGTGCTCTGACTTACACCAAAGACCTACGGGCGAATCAAATGGTTTGCTTAGAGTGCAACCACCACATTCGCGTCTTCAGCGACGAGCGCATCCGCCAACTCATTGATGCCAATACTTGGCTACCCTTAGACACGGCCATTCGTCCGATTGACCCGCTGAAGTTTCGCGATCGCAAGGGCTACGGCGATCGCATCCGAGAAATGCAGGACAAAACGGGCTTGCCAGACGGTGTCCAAACAGGGCTAGGCCAACTGGAAGGCTTGCCCGTCGCCCTAGGAGTCATGGACTTCCGCTTTATGGGTGGCAGCATGGGTTCCGTGGTGGGGGAGAAATTTACCCGCCTGATTGAACGAGCGACTCGTGAGCGGTTGCCAGTTATGCTCGTATGCGCCTCTGGCGGAGCCAGGATGCAAGAAGGCATGCTCAGCTTGATGCAGATGGCTAAAATCTCTGGTGCCTTAGAACGGCATCGAGAAGCGCGGCTCCTTTACATCCCCATCTTGACCCATCCGACTACAGGCGGGGTGACTGCAAGCTTTGCCATGCTTGGCGACATTATTTTGGCAGAGCCGAAAGCCACCATTGGTTTCGCGGGCAGACGAGTAGTTGAGCAAACGCTGCGAGAGAAACTCCCCGATAATTTCCAAACCGCTGAATATTTGCTGGAACATGGCTTTGTAGACGCGATCGTGCCCCGAACCCAGCTCAAGAAAACCCTGGCGCAACTGATTCGGCTACACCAACCTGCCCCCGCTGCTTCACACTTTGTGCATTTACCCGAAGCTGTTTCCCTCAGTTCTGCAAATCCCTTGTGA